The Verrucomicrobium spinosum DSM 4136 = JCM 18804 DNA segment TCTAGCCTCCCGTTCCAACCTGGCACTGACGGACGCCCAGCTCGTCAACATCCAGCCCGAGGGACTGCCGCCGTTTGCCGTGCATGGCGGCATGCCGGAGGTGGCCACCCTCTTCGACAACGGCAATGCTGCCTTTGTGGCGAATGTGGGTACACTCATCGAACCCGTTTTCACCCGCGCCGAGGTGGAACAAAGCCTGAAGCGGCTGCCGCTGGGTCTCTATTCTCACTCTGACCAGATCGAGCAATGGCAGACCGGAGTGCCGCACTCCCGCTCCGGCATTGGCTGGGGTGGGAGGCTCGCAGACCTGATTCACCACATCAACTCGGTGCCGACCGTGCCCATGCAGATCAGCCTGGATGGTGGCAACGTGTGGCAGACCGGAGAGACCGTGGCGGAGTATGCGATCACCCCCCAAGGGGCGGTCAACCTGAGCAACTACAATACCGCCTATGAGGCCAACCAGAGCGTGCGCAACGCCCTGAGCGCCGCCGTGGACAGCCAACTGGCGCAGGACTATTCCAACTTGCTGGCACAGACGTTTAACTCACGGAAGAAGCAAGCCATGGACGCCTATGACATCTTTGCCACGGCCACCGCACCCGACCTCCCCGCCGGAGTCACCTTCCCCAATACCTACGTGGGCCAGCGCCTCGCCATGGTCGCCAAGACCATTCAGGGGCACAATCATGCCCGCCTCCAGGCCAGGCGACAGACCTTCTTCATCCAATGGGGCGGGTGGGATCATCATAGTGAAGTCCTCGCGGGTCAGGCCGCCATGCTCCCTCAGGTGAGCGCCGCCATCGGTGCCTTCTACAGCGCTCTCGTGGCCATGGGCATGCAGGACAAGGTCACCCTCTTCACCGCCTCAGACTTTGGCCGCACCCTCACCTCCAACAGTCGTGGCTCCGACCACGCCTGGGGCAGCAATCAACTCATCGTGGGCGGCGATGTGGCCGGCAAGCGCATCTATGGCCAGTACCCCTCCCTGGTGGTGAACCCCGATTCCGGCCCGACCGTCAACGATCTCGACACCGGCCGCGGCCGGTTCATTCCCACCACCAGCTGCGACTCCCTCTTCGCCGAACTCGCCCTCTGGCTCGGTGCCAACCGCAGCGACCTCCCCCTCATCCTCCCGAACATTGGGAACTTTTACAACACATCCCAATCGGCCTGGCCGATTGGGATGTTCAAACCTGACTTGGGGTAGATGGTGGAGGCAAGCCTCGGCCTATTCACGGATGACGATTGCGGCGTCTCCTGCGGCCGAAGACTGCGAACATGGCACCGGCCATGGCGAGGACAGAAACGCTTGGCTCGGGTACGGCGGAAACAGTATTGGCGGCGTTGCCCGCGCTCGCCAGATTTGACGCGCCAATTCCTGGGCTAAGCTCACTGCCATCCTTGGTAAAGAATCCCAACGAATAATTGCTAGTAGGGTCGGCTGGAGTGAGCCATGCGCTTGACCCATCGACAGCTACGGCATTGGTGTAGAAACCATATGTGGTCCCCTCGCCAATTGACGTATCGCCAGTGGTGAGCGTGGGAAACCAATACAGTGCCAGAGGGTCGTTTGTGGTGAGTCCTGCGAACAATGTTGAATCAATGGCTATTGTGGCATCGAGAACACCGTCCACTCCAAACGAGCCTAAATCACCGACAAACAAGATCCGATCGTCCAGGCCAAACGTGCTTCCCACAGCGGTAGATGTACCCGCCAAGATCGGCTGGAAGGTAGCGTCTGCAGTGCTCGCCACCAGCATAAACACTCCATCCTGAGACATTGCGACTCCGTTCGAATCTTTTAGGAGGTCGGCTTGCATCAAAAACGTGATCGTGGCGTTCACTGGAAGCAAGCCTGCGAACAGCGTGACCAAAGTGGCTACTATGAACTTCATGTCGTTAAAGAGGGGGGCTATGATGAACGGATAGCTTTAAGGCGCAGCGACATAGGAGGGGCGAACCGACCAGAGAACCGAACTCGCAACGGTCCCGGCTTTCTTTCTGATCACGATGCACTTGCTATTGCTAATAACCACATCGGAGTCCGCAATGGTGTTAGCCACCCCTGACTTTCTCCAACCCGGTCCTGCCCCACTGGAACCAGTATAGTAATAGTAGCTGGCGTCTGCTGCCTTGTTACGCCCTGGAATAGAGTTATCCCACACAAGCACCTGGTCCTGACGGGTGGCAATGGAATGGGTCGAACTGCCGACAAACGCTCCCGATGCAATCAGATTCAGCTGAGCCAAAGTGACTTCAGTCGCGAACGGCAAAGCCACTGCGTTGTCCTGATCAACCCCTGCTGAAACATTGAGGGGCGTGCTCAAGGTTGCCATCTGAACCCCACCTAACATTTTCACGGTGGTAGGGGTGGCAATGTTATGCCGAATTATGAAAAATGTATCAGGCAGCAACACATCATCATTCGCCAAAACGCTTGCAGCACCTGCCCTTCTCCAGCCAGGACCTGCTCCCGTAGAGCCTGAAAAATAATAGTATGACACTACGGCAGCCAAATCTTTCCCGGCTGTGCCATTGTCTGGAATCAGAATCTCCGACTGCCTATTGGCAATGGAGTGTGTGGAGCAGGGATGTACGCCACCTCCTGCTGGAAAAATTGAACTTAAGGTTTGAAAAGGAACTACATCCACGGTTGCTCCCGCAGCCAACGTTGAAAGGAGGTTGTCCCCCGCAGCGTCCACGGTCAAAGTTCCTACCCCATTAGCAAGCACTGTGTAGTACATGCCCGCCCGTGAGCCACTGCTCACCAACATGTAAAAGTGCTTTGGTTGTGTGCCAGCGGCATACACAAACTGATTCGAAATGAGACCCGGAGTGCCACTTAGAGTAACAACATTATCGGTGTCCACAAACACCTCGCCGGAATCCCGGACACTATTGTTGTTAGTATCGGTGAATGGCTCCCCCACGTCATAGGCACCGTTCTTTGAGACCGTCGCAACAGTTCCAACAAATTCAGGAACACGTCGCAAGGGAAGGTAGACGTAAGAGTCCGAATTGCCTGAAGTTTCAAAGGTGAATACCCCCAACGGATCCGTCGAAACCTCTGCGGCCATGGAGATCCCTTGCGTAGAGACGGCGGCAACAAAAGCTGCCAGGAGGAAGACCTTGGGTTTCATAGGAGGGCTTGGAGGAGAATTCGCAAGGGAGCTGTACACTATTGCATCTAAATCTCAACAAGTAGTTTCCCTTCTGAATTCACAGCTTGAAAAATACACGCCCTACCCACTGAAATAAAGGATATTTAGAGTCTTAAGACGCAATTTCCCTTGTCCGACGAGGCACTTCCACGGCGCATTTATAGGGGCAAGTGTTCAATGTGAACGCATTGAAGGGCAAGCTTGTGGCAATTTTGGACCGATAGAGTCTTCGCGTTGGTGACTTTGGGTGTGATGGGCGGGAGGGGGAGGAATCATCCGCAGAGTGTGAATCAAGATGGAATTGTTTTTGAGGACGCTGACCACGTCCGGTGTAGCCGGCAAGCCTGGGAGCTCCCCATCGACAACCCGTCCGACGAGACTAGATCGTTGAATCCCCGGCGGCAAAGCCCCTCAATTGTGGGCTTCCCAGTCGTGGAGGCGAACGTGTAATGTTGAACCCGGCGATCCTCCCGGCCCCTAATCGATCGTAAGACGGTCTGAAAATTGCCAGCAATCTAGAGAAGTCGTAATCTCCGCCAATACCAAAACCTATGCGAATGCCTGCCCTCTGGGTGCTGGTGACTTGGGTGGCCATTCTGCCCCTGCCTGCGCTCCATTCCCAGTTCACGACTCTTTGGTCCATCGGCGTGGAAAACAACGATCCCCAGGAACTGGGGGGTGAAACATGGCCGCAAAACAACCTGCCTGGCAGCGCAACGGCGCTTGATAACGACTACTACTTTGCCGGGACCTACGGCATCGGCACCGTGGCAGCCACTGAGGCCGCCTCGCAGTTCGAGCGGGTGCTGAGCACGACCAACCACACTCAGCGCATCCACTTCAATCTGAACGCCGGGCAGGCCACCACCACGGCGAGGATCCGGTTCCATTTCAACCAGGTGTGGGGCGGCTGGTGGCAGGCGACGACCAACACCCAGGGTCCCGGCTACGGCAACCACTCTCTTGAGGTGCGGCTCAATGGCGCTCTCATTGGGACGAAGCTCTTCACCACCCGGGGCGAGATGCTGGTGGAGGCCAATGCGGGCACCTTCACCCTCGCGACAGGCGAAAACGTCCTGGAAATCACGCGGGTGACGACCAGCCCCTCCAGCCCGGACGGAGCCCTCCAGTTCGACTATTTGCAACTCGATCTGCACCCCACTGCGCTCCAAGATGCAGATGGCGACGGCCTGCCCCGGTGGTGGGAGGAGGACCACGGGTTCGACGACCAGAATGCCGCCGATGCCGCATTTGATCCTGATCAGGACGGACTCACGAACCTACAGGAGTTCACCCGCACGACACTCCCGCGGAACCCCGATACCGACGGTGATGGCCTGAAGGACGGATACGAGACCCATACTGGCACCTATGTGGATGCCACGCACACCGGCACCGACCCCAACAACCCTGACACGGACGGCGACTCGCTCCAGGATGGTGAGGAAGTTTTTTTAAACCCGCGCCCGAATCCCCTGCTGGCTGACACTGACAACGACGGGGCACCCGATGCGTGGGAGGTCCGCACCGGATTCGATCCGACCAGCAGCAGCAGCAAGCCCCCTGCATTCCCCGGTGCCATCGGCATCAAGTTTGTCTCCGACCTCACCC contains these protein-coding regions:
- a CDS encoding DUF1501 domain-containing protein → MKPAPLMNRRQFLGQASCAGVSSIPLLNTLLNLRLAEGIAEASSPQPGSYRALVCLFLAGGNDSFNMLVPREPSAYATYLASRSNLALTDAQLVNIQPEGLPPFAVHGGMPEVATLFDNGNAAFVANVGTLIEPVFTRAEVEQSLKRLPLGLYSHSDQIEQWQTGVPHSRSGIGWGGRLADLIHHINSVPTVPMQISLDGGNVWQTGETVAEYAITPQGAVNLSNYNTAYEANQSVRNALSAAVDSQLAQDYSNLLAQTFNSRKKQAMDAYDIFATATAPDLPAGVTFPNTYVGQRLAMVAKTIQGHNHARLQARRQTFFIQWGGWDHHSEVLAGQAAMLPQVSAAIGAFYSALVAMGMQDKVTLFTASDFGRTLTSNSRGSDHAWGSNQLIVGGDVAGKRIYGQYPSLVVNPDSGPTVNDLDTGRGRFIPTTSCDSLFAELALWLGANRSDLPLILPNIGNFYNTSQSAWPIGMFKPDLG
- a CDS encoding PEP-CTERM sorting domain-containing protein (PEP-CTERM proteins occur, often in large numbers, in the proteomes of bacteria that also encode an exosortase, a predicted intramembrane cysteine proteinase. The presence of a PEP-CTERM domain at a protein's C-terminus predicts cleavage within the sorting domain, followed by covalent anchoring to some some component of the (usually Gram-negative) cell surface. Many PEP-CTERM proteins exhibit an unusual sequence composition that includes large numbers of potential glycosylation sites. Expression of one such protein has been shown restore the ability of a bacterium to form floc, a type of biofilm.), whose translation is MKFIVATLVTLFAGLLPVNATITFLMQADLLKDSNGVAMSQDGVFMLVASTADATFQPILAGTSTAVGSTFGLDDRILFVGDLGSFGVDGVLDATIAIDSTLFAGLTTNDPLALYWFPTLTTGDTSIGEGTTYGFYTNAVAVDGSSAWLTPADPTSNYSLGFFTKDGSELSPGIGASNLASAGNAANTVSAVPEPSVSVLAMAGAMFAVFGRRRRRNRHP
- a CDS encoding TIGR02597 family protein, coding for MKPKVFLLAAFVAAVSTQGISMAAEVSTDPLGVFTFETSGNSDSYVYLPLRRVPEFVGTVATVSKNGAYDVGEPFTDTNNNSVRDSGEVFVDTDNVVTLSGTPGLISNQFVYAAGTQPKHFYMLVSSGSRAGMYYTVLANGVGTLTVDAAGDNLLSTLAAGATVDVVPFQTLSSIFPAGGGVHPCSTHSIANRQSEILIPDNGTAGKDLAAVVSYYYFSGSTGAGPGWRRAGAASVLANDDVLLPDTFFIIRHNIATPTTVKMLGGVQMATLSTPLNVSAGVDQDNAVALPFATEVTLAQLNLIASGAFVGSSTHSIATRQDQVLVWDNSIPGRNKAADASYYYYTGSSGAGPGWRKSGVANTIADSDVVISNSKCIVIRKKAGTVASSVLWSVRPSYVAAP